From the genome of Thermoflexus hugenholtzii, one region includes:
- a CDS encoding GNAT family N-acetyltransferase, whose protein sequence is MEDWILRPARPEDGPIIRRMIREARLNPFGLHIPRFWVAEVQGRVVGAVQIRPHRDGSRELASLVVDPAWRGRGIGSALVRAQLARVREPLVLICRPELEPFYARFGFRRLRPEEMPPFFRWTERIARWLGRPLRIMGWDPAEAAGEPSEGSQ, encoded by the coding sequence ATGGAGGACTGGATCCTGCGCCCGGCCCGGCCGGAGGACGGACCCATCATCCGACGGATGATCCGGGAGGCCCGGCTGAACCCCTTCGGGCTTCACATCCCCCGTTTCTGGGTGGCCGAGGTGCAGGGACGGGTGGTGGGGGCCGTCCAGATCCGCCCGCATCGGGATGGCAGCCGGGAGCTGGCCTCCCTGGTGGTGGATCCCGCGTGGCGGGGCCGGGGCATCGGCAGCGCCCTGGTCCGGGCGCAACTGGCCCGGGTCCGGGAGCCCCTGGTGCTGATCTGCCGGCCGGAGCTGGAGCCGTTTTACGCCCGGTTCGGCTTTCGAAGGCTCAGGCCGGAGGAGATGCCGCCCTTCTTCCGATGGACGGAGCGGATCGCCCGATGGCTGGGCCGGCCCCTTCGGATCATGGGCTGGGATCCGGCGGAAGCCGCCGGAGAACCTTCGGAGGGATCGCAATGA